Proteins from a single region of Candidatus Peregrinibacteria bacterium:
- a CDS encoding IS30 family transposase, translated as KVSEEKIYAVQEKLNDRPRKSLRYRTPNEVISDLL; from the coding sequence AAAGTATCAGAAGAAAAAATCTATGCAGTACAAGAAAAACTCAACGACAGACCAAGAAAATCACTTCGATATCGTACTCCAAATGAAGTCATTTCTGATCTCCTCTAG